Proteins encoded together in one Porites lutea chromosome 2, jaPorLute2.1, whole genome shotgun sequence window:
- the LOC140926299 gene encoding uncharacterized protein → MVEWTRTRKYGHIYERLPGHLQGKWRKTAMLYRERSGGREPDFKELSKFITAQSQIENDPVYGRKSEQQTKFSVGRNPNQKALEERAGPTIPTLATEVRARENGDNQRTKNCPENTSCTEKDCARPQDHHSLWHISTKNEIEDVEGNPEQSSPEVSNLSVNNATTEYNSRSFVLLKVVPLRVAAENGRPLTTYAMLDSAAFSLVITSNIVDKLQLQGVPEKVSINTVTQRDQNLELCKVKFQISSATQGSPSFPVYHAFTVKSLNVSDRYCPSQLDLSPWPHLSGLQLPNTAVDVNEVSVLTGQHVPQVHLVLDYCWGDTPQSQPYGMKTPFGWCVAGPTNGKEDENKPVALSVFEFNWAEDKRDMKLHEQVERFWALESLGFRSDGTSNSLEDERALEILKTDQLSRRVEDKGYAVKLSEEEAVRTSIRTWYLPHHGVINPNKSKVRVVYDAAARFEGTALNKELLQGPLLNNTLVAVLMRFRKDEVAVASDA, encoded by the exons ATGGTAGAATGGACAAGGACTCGGAAGTACGGACACATCTATGAGCGTTTGCCAGGTCACCTTCAAGGAAAGTGGAGAAAGACTGCGATGTTGTATCGCGAGAGGTCGGGTGGAAGAGAGCCGGACTTTAAGGAGCTATCCAAATTTATTACTGCACAGTCGCAAATTGAGAACGACCCGGTGTATGGCAGAAAGAGTGAACAACAAACAAAGTTCAGTGTTGGCAGGAACCCCAATCAAAAAGCACTTGAAGAAAGGGCTGGTCCGACGATCCCCACTCTAGCAACAGAGGTCCGGGCACGAGAAAACGGAGATAATCAGAGAACAAA GAACTGCCCTGAAAATACCAGTTGTACTGAGAAAGACTGTGCTCGTCCACAAGATCACCACTCGCTGTGGCATATTTCGACAAAAAACGAGATTGAGGATGTTGAAGGCAATCCTGAGCAGAGTTCCCCGGAAGTGTCCAATTTGTCAGTGAACAATGCAACGACAGAGTATAACAGTAGGAGCTTTGTATTGCTCAAAGTTGTTCCACTTAGAGTGGCTGCTGAAAATGGGAGACCACTTACTACGTATGCTATGTTAGACTCAGCTGCTTTTAGCTTAGTGATCACTTCTAACATTGTAGACAAACTGCAACTTCAAGGAGTTCCAGAGAAAGTTAGCATAAACACTGTCACTCAAAGagaccaaaatcttgaattatgCAAGGTAAAATTCCAGATCAGCTCAGCGACCCAAGGCAGTCCGTCCTTCCCAGTGTATCACGCCTTCACAGTGAAAAGTTTAAATGTGTCGGACCGCTACTGCCCAAGTCAACTGGATTTGTCTCCTTGGCCACACCTCAGTGGTCTTCAGTTGCCAAATACTGCTGTCGATGTGAATGAAGTCTCTGTGTTAACTGGTCAACACGTACCACAAGTTCATTTGGTTCTTGATTATTGCTGGGGAGACACTCCACAGAGTCAGCCATACGGAATGAAGACCCCCTTTGGATGGTGCGTAGCCGGGCCAACCAACGGAAAGGAGGATGAAAACAAGCCTGTTGCTCTATCAGTGTTCGAATTTAATTGGGCTGAAGACAAGAGAGACATGAAACTGCACGAACAAGTTGAAAGGTTTTGGGCTTTAGAATCACTTGGATTCAGGAGTGATGGCACTTCGAACAGTCTTGAAGACGAAAGAGCCCTCGAAATCCTAAAGACGGACCAACTAAGCCGAAGGGTGGAAG ACAAGGGTTATGCAGTGAAATTGTCGGAAGAAGAAGCGGTTCGTACGAGCATCCGCACATGGTACCTTCCCCACCATGGAGTGATCAACCCAAACAAGTCTAAAGTAAGGGTAGTGTATGATGCAGCTGCGAGATTTGAAGGGACCGCACTTAATAAGGAACTGCTACAAGGACCGCTGCTTAACAACACATTAGTAGCAGTATTGATGCGGTTTAGAAAGGATGAAGTAGCAGTAGCTTCTGATGCATAG
- the LOC140926300 gene encoding uncharacterized protein, giving the protein MFHGVACREDDTDALRFLWWDGSLDGPPSDYKMNVHLFGKADSPCIAAWALQQTAADNEAAFGEEIREIVMKNFYVDDSLFSKPSTERAGHSSLELMGMLSKGNFRPTKFISNDKDVLASIPAEERTVKNLDLDKLPIERALGQQWNIDTDTFVVKTSPPSGRPGNDTAKVFVYIEPDF; this is encoded by the coding sequence ATGTTTCATGGAGTGGCTTGCAGAGAGGACGACACGGACGCACTCCGATTCTTGTGGTGGGATGGTAGTTTAGACGGACCACCTAGTGACTATAAGATGAACGTACATTTGTTCGGGAAGGCAGATTCGCCATGCATTGCTGCTTGGGCATTACAGCAGACTGCTGCAGACAACGAGGCTGCCTTTGGAGAAGAAATTCGTGAAATTgtcatgaaaaatttctatGTAGATGATAGTTTGTTCTCGAAGCCGTCGACAGAACGGGCAGGGCATTCATCATTGGAACTGATGGGAATGTTAAGCAAAGGGAATTTTCGCCCGACTAAATTCATTTCAAATGACAAAGATGTATTGGCTTCCATCCCAGCCGAGGAAAGAACAGTCAAGAATCTTGACCTCGATAAACTTCCTATAGAGAGAGCCCTCGGACAACAATGGAACATTGATACCGATACGTTTGTTGTCAAGACATCGCCGCCATCAGGTCGACCCGGGAATGACACGGCGAAGGTGTTTGTCTACATTGAGCCCGATTTTTGA
- the LOC140928795 gene encoding beta-1,4-N-acetylgalactosaminyltransferase 3-like, which translates to MYLRRPITSRRLQKAVKCSIFALIACSISSILIFSTVLERHTVDKFYAFPGTTSGALNVHVWRMQCGSNVTYLKKSLFFPKYPDQEKFINDFQIEDDSVEYGQKIFGYLHPQSNGFYRFAITSDDTSELWISTDENPDNKRLVARVFIEKAIAWTGKDKLDKYPEQRTKEPLHLQANKKYYVEVLHKQGSGNGFARVFWTASDKDEDFRLITSEYLSPFLPSTLPTEPAKKVKLHNLLSRRYKQEYQRKSNRLSSDFLKFYSLPFVLKDNFLPSCDYKSSLITADKVDRYEGMKMVFESNVFPSDDTQMSKDTGVVWTRANRAADKEIIQSVVDEVVTALRFKSSETYFLKRIHKVLQKSDPVYGDRYSVDLELGLSHTEKSYRFSEHVYQKKGTNGLCLPKGIEWKRNATVYIILPVKDQGRWVYHFINELTVASLLTGDKNFHVIVADFESQDIDLAKAFDTALLRSRHTIINLTGKFYKTLALNNAVEQVPNAHGLLFLFDLHIDVPVDILDSVRKNTIEGRIAFFPAVGRLDCQSTYVDHQGFWEMNGYGLLAVYKSDWIRFGGTNTEEFKYKWGREDWDLLDRVVNAQLEVERIKYPGLYHHYHTKQENVELMYTATGPGSISKVLRQLVMEVLSSDRQKILVKYHGV; encoded by the exons ATGTATCTTCGACGCCCTATTACATCCCGAAGACTTCAAAAAGCTGTAAAGTGTTCGATTTTCGCACTAATTGCATGCTCGATCTCGTCTATTCTAATCTTCAGTACAGTTTTGGAAAGACATACTGTTGACAAATTCTACGCGTTTCCGGGGACGACCAGTGGCGCTCTTAATGTTCACGTTTGGCGAATGCAATGCGGTTCAAACGTCACATATTTAAAAAAGTCACTGTTCTTTCCAAAATATCCTGATCAGGAGAAGTTCATCAACGACTTTCAGATTGAAGACGACAGCGTGGAATACGGTCAGAAGATATTTGGATATTTACATCCGCAAAGCAATGGTTTTTATCGTTTTGCGATCACTTCTGACGACACTTCGGAGTTGTGGATAAGTACAGACGAAAATCCCGATAATAAACGGCTGGTTGCTCGTGTATTCATtgaaaaagcaatagcttggaCGGGTAAGGATAAGTTAGATAAATATCCTGAACAGAGAACCAAAGAGCCACTCCATCTTCAAGCTAATAAGAAATACTACGTCGAGGTTTTACACAAACAAGGCTCAGGTAACGGATTCGCGCGTGTATTTTGGACTGCATCTGACAAAGATGAAGATTTTAGACTCATCACTTCAGAATACCTCTCGCCATTTTTACCAAGTACATTGCCTACTGAGCCGgcgaaaaaagtaaaactacACAATTTGCTTTCGCGGAGATATAAGCAAGAATACCAGCGAAAATCCAATCGACTCAGCAGTGATTTCCTGAAGTTTTATTCTCTGCCGTTCGTTTTGAAAGATAATTTTCTTCCTTCATGTGATTACAAGAGTAGTTTAATAACAGCTGATAAAGTTGACCGCTATGAAGGCATGAAAATGGTCTTCGAATCCAATGTTTTTCCATCAGACGATACGCAGATGTCAAAAGACACTGGAGTGGTTTGGACTCGTGCAAATCGTGCCGCCGACAAAGAAATAATTCAGTCAGTCGTGGATGAGGTGGTCACTGCACTTCGCTTCAAGTCCTCAGA AACTTACTTTTTGAAGAGAATTCACAAAGTTCTACAAAAATCGGATCCTGTTTATGGGGACCGATATTCAGTTGATCTGGAACTTGGCCTGTCTCACACTGAGAAATCATATCGCTTCTCTGAGCACGTGTATCAAAAAAAGGGAACGAACGGTTTGTGTCTTCCCAAGGGAATCGAGTGGAAAAGAAACGCCACCGTATACATAATACTCCCTGTCAAAGATCAGGGAAGATGGGTCTATCATTTCATCAATGAACTCACGGTTGCTAGCTTATTAACGGGTGATAAGAACTTCCATGTTATTGTTGCTGATTTTGAGAGTCAAGATATCGACTTGGCCAAAGCGTTCGACACGGCCCTTCTGAGGAGCAGGCACACTATTATCAACTTGACCGGTAAATTTTACAAGACGCTGGCGTTGAACAATGCTGTAGAACAAGTACCCAATGCGCAtggtctgttgtttttgtttgatctGCATATCGATGTGCCCGTTGACATTCTGGACAGCGTGCGAAAG AACACCATAGAAGGAAGAATCGCTTTCTTTCCCGCAGTGGGACGTCTAGACTGTCAAAGTACATATGTTGATCATCAAGGCTTTTGGGAGATGAACGGCTATGGTCTTCTTGCTGTATATAAATCGGACTGGATACGTTTTGGCG GAACGAATACCGAGGAATTCAAGTACAAATGGGGTCGAGAAGACTGGGACCTACTGGACCGCGTCGTGAATGCTCAGTTGGAAGTTGAACGGATCAAGTACCCAGGCCtctatcatcattatcacacCAAGCAGGAAAATGTGGAGTTAATGTACACAGCAACCGGGCCTGGTTCGATTAGCAAAGTGCTAAGGCAACTGGTCATGGAAGTGTTGAGCAGTGATAGGCAAAAGATCCTCGTGAAATACCACGGAGTGTAG